From SAR202 cluster bacterium, the proteins below share one genomic window:
- a CDS encoding Gfo/Idh/MocA family oxidoreductase, whose translation MRSTGSKNAKYKVAVIGCGSHGTRLARAFDLNPLTEVVVGVNRGQEGLDLFCKRFNARGYNDYKEMLKKEKFDIALLGLPVNINAEVVVACANKPGVKGIMSEKPVAVSLAEADAAVQACEKAGIPWSAGDMFRNSPEIWSARRLVEAGEIGEIETINVYGAGGNQMSGQGCRQLTELFMFAKDAELDWAVGSVGGDPADREIGRIDQWSDNDQDIQFGFVQFKNGPTAHIHKNTVIKDGVEVIGTKGSIYINQNRVGGVWHAEGRKTQMAGSFFPYPDTANVSLLTNYDSEGWEVQRTRLTESVDAFVESVDKGVPSKCSGNDLRKALELAIGIRESHRRGITPVKFPLEDRSLKIIPSARRMVGRRISESTDSFLKSIKNHKKEVVAK comes from the coding sequence ATGCGGAGCACTGGGTCCAAGAATGCGAAGTACAAAGTTGCGGTCATAGGTTGCGGGAGCCATGGCACGCGGCTGGCGCGGGCGTTCGACCTCAATCCGCTCACCGAGGTTGTGGTCGGAGTGAACCGCGGCCAGGAGGGGCTGGACCTCTTCTGCAAGCGCTTCAACGCGCGCGGGTACAACGACTACAAGGAGATGCTCAAGAAAGAGAAGTTCGACATCGCGCTTCTCGGCCTGCCGGTGAACATCAACGCCGAGGTCGTAGTCGCCTGCGCGAATAAGCCCGGCGTCAAGGGAATCATGAGCGAGAAGCCGGTCGCCGTCAGCCTGGCGGAGGCCGACGCGGCCGTGCAGGCCTGCGAAAAGGCCGGCATCCCTTGGAGCGCAGGCGACATGTTCCGCAACTCCCCGGAGATATGGTCGGCCCGCCGCCTGGTGGAAGCGGGAGAGATCGGCGAGATTGAGACGATCAACGTCTACGGCGCGGGCGGCAACCAGATGTCAGGGCAGGGGTGTCGCCAGCTCACAGAGCTCTTCATGTTCGCCAAGGACGCTGAGCTGGACTGGGCCGTCGGCTCAGTCGGCGGCGACCCGGCGGACAGGGAGATCGGCCGCATCGACCAGTGGAGCGACAACGACCAGGACATCCAGTTCGGGTTCGTACAGTTCAAGAACGGGCCCACGGCCCATATCCACAAGAACACCGTCATCAAGGACGGCGTAGAGGTCATCGGCACCAAGGGCTCCATTTACATTAACCAGAACCGCGTCGGCGGCGTCTGGCACGCGGAGGGACGCAAGACCCAGATGGCCGGGAGCTTCTTCCCGTACCCTGACACCGCTAACGTATCCCTTTTGACCAACTACGACTCGGAAGGGTGGGAGGTCCAGCGTACCCGCCTGACCGAGAGCGTGGACGCTTTTGTCGAGTCCGTGGACAAGGGCGTCCCGTCGAAGTGCAGCGGGAACGACCTTCGCAAGGCGCTGGAACTGGCCATCGGCATCCGCGAGTCGCACCGCCGCGGCATCACTCCCGTGAAGTTCCCGCTGGAGGATCGCAGCCTCAAGATTATACCTTCGGCGCGCCGCATGGTCGGGCGCCGCATCTCGGAGAGCACAGACTCATTCCTCAAGAGCATTAAGAACCATAAGAAGGAAGTCGTCGCCAAATAG
- a CDS encoding Gfo/Idh/MocA family oxidoreductase has translation MRSTRPKNAKYRVAVIGCGSHGTRLARAFDLNPLTEVVAGVNRGQDGLDLFCKRFNARGYNDYREMLKKERFDIALLGLPVNVNAEVVVACAEYGVKGIFSEKPIALSLAEADAAVEACAKRGIPWGAGDMFRNDPEIWTAKRLVDSGDIGEIESINVYGAGGNQMSGQGCRQMSELLLFAGDGPVDWVLGETGGDPADRELGRVDEWSDNDQDIVWGIVRFKNGITAHVHKNVGSKSGTEVIGSKGVLYIGQGRVGNVWHVDGKDLKFTGSLFPYPDTADVALGTNYDSEGWEIQRTRLVNSVNALVDAVDTGAPVLCSGETLRQSLELVIAMRESHRRGIVKVNMPLEDRSLKVIPSARRHVGRRISESNEAFMKHIKPHKREVVGSK, from the coding sequence ATGCGGAGCACCAGGCCCAAGAATGCGAAGTACAGGGTTGCCGTTATCGGTTGCGGGAGCCATGGCACGCGGCTGGCGCGCGCGTTCGACCTGAACCCGCTGACTGAGGTTGTGGCCGGTGTTAACCGGGGGCAGGACGGGTTGGACCTGTTCTGCAAGCGCTTCAACGCGCGCGGGTACAACGACTACCGCGAGATGCTCAAGAAAGAGAGATTCGACATCGCCCTTCTGGGACTGCCGGTGAACGTTAACGCCGAGGTGGTCGTCGCCTGCGCGGAGTACGGCGTAAAGGGAATCTTCTCAGAAAAGCCCATCGCGCTGTCCCTTGCCGAGGCTGACGCCGCCGTCGAGGCTTGCGCGAAGCGCGGCATCCCCTGGGGCGCTGGCGATATGTTCCGCAACGACCCCGAAATCTGGACCGCCAAACGGCTGGTGGACTCCGGGGACATCGGCGAGATTGAGTCGATCAACGTCTACGGCGCCGGCGGCAACCAGATGTCCGGCCAGGGCTGCCGCCAGATGAGCGAGCTCCTGCTCTTCGCCGGCGACGGGCCGGTCGACTGGGTCCTGGGCGAGACCGGCGGCGACCCGGCGGACCGCGAGCTTGGCCGCGTGGACGAGTGGAGCGACAACGATCAGGACATCGTATGGGGGATCGTGCGGTTCAAGAACGGCATCACCGCTCACGTGCACAAGAACGTCGGATCAAAAAGTGGCACCGAGGTGATCGGCTCCAAGGGCGTCCTGTACATCGGGCAGGGGAGGGTCGGGAACGTCTGGCACGTGGACGGCAAGGACCTCAAGTTCACAGGCAGCCTTTTCCCTTATCCCGACACGGCCGACGTGGCGCTAGGCACGAATTACGACTCCGAAGGGTGGGAGATACAGCGCACGCGCCTTGTCAACAGCGTGAACGCGCTCGTCGACGCCGTGGACACGGGGGCGCCCGTGCTGTGCAGCGGTGAGACGCTGCGGCAGTCGCTGGAGTTGGTGATCGCGATGCGGGAGTCGCACAGGCGCGGCATCGTTAAGGTCAACATGCCGCTGGAGGACCGCAGCCTCAAGGTTATCCCCAGCGCGCGGCGGCACGTGGGACGGCGCATTTCGGAGAGCAACGAGGCGTTCATGAAGCACATTAAGCCGCACAAGAGGGAAGTGGTTGGTAGTAAGTAG